A stretch of Miscanthus floridulus cultivar M001 chromosome 13, ASM1932011v1, whole genome shotgun sequence DNA encodes these proteins:
- the LOC136499175 gene encoding homeobox-leucine zipper protein ROC1-like → MTPARRMPAMIGRNGMAFGSSSALSLSQADLLDSHHLQQAFQQQLFDQIPATAVDSSDNIIHGRSDTLVADEFESKSCSENPDGTSGDDGQEDPNQRPNKKKRYHRHTQHQIQEMEAFFKECPHPDDKQRKELSRELGLEPLQVKFWFQNKRTQMKNQHERQENAQLRAENDKLRAENMRYKEALGTASCPSCGGPAALGEMSFDEHHLRLENARLRDEIDRISGIAAKHVGKPMVSFPVLSSPLGAAAARSPLDLAGAYSVQPAGLGADHLFGVGAGAGDLLRSVSTGQLDADKPMIVELAVAAMDELLRMARLDAPLWGGGVAGVQLDEEEYGRMFLGGLGPRQYGLRPEASRDNAVVIMTRDSLVEILMDANRFAAVFSSIVSRASTHEVLSTGVAGSYNGALQVMSMEFQVPSPLVPTRESYFVRYCKNNPDGTWAVVDVSLDSLRPSPVMKCRRRPSGCLIQEMPNGYSKVTWVEHVEVDDRSVHNLYRPLVNSGLAFGAKRWVGTLDRQCERLASAMASNIPNGDLGVITSIEGRKSMLKLAERMVASFCGGVTASAAHQWTTLSGSGAEDVRVMTRKSVDDPGRPPGIVLNAATSFWLPVPPKRVFDFLRDETSRSEWDILSNGGAVQEMAHIANGRDHGNCVSLLRVNSANSNQSNMLILQESCTDTSGSYVVYAPVDVVAMNVVLNGGDPDYVALLPSGFAILPDGPPGMAPHGEGAALEAGGGSLLTVAFQILVDSVPTAKLSLGSVATVNSLIACTVERIKAAVCAEGNPQ, encoded by the exons ATGACGCCGGCGAGGCGCATGCCGGCGATGATCGGCCGGAATGGCATGGCGTTTGGGTCCTCGTCGGCGCTGTCTTTGAGCCAG GCTGACCTCCTAGACAGCCATCACCTGCAGCAAGCGTTCCAACAGCAACTCTTTGATCAGATCCCAGCCACCGCAGTGGATAGCAGCGACAACATCATCCATGGTCGCTCAGACACGCTGGTAGCAGATGAATTTGAGAGCAAGTCCTGCAGCGAGAATCCCGATGGCACCTCTGGCGATGATGGCCAGGAAGACCCCAACCAGCGGCCAAACAAGAAGAAGCGGTATCACCGCCACACCCAGCACCAGATCCAAGAGATGGAGGC GTTCTTCAAGGAGTGCCCGCATCCGGATGACAAGCAGAGAAAGGAGCTCAGCCGGGAGCTCGGCCTCGAGCCGCTGCAGGTGAAGTTTTGGTTCCAGAACAAGCGCACACAGATGAAG AACCAGCACGAGCGGCAGGAGAACGCGCAGCTGCGTGCAGAGAATGACAAGCTGCGAGCTGAGAATATGCGGTACAAGGAGGCGCTCGGCACAGCCTCCTGCCCCAGCTGTGGCGGCCCTGCCGCCCTCGGTGAGATGTCCTTTGACGAGCACCACCTCCGTCTTGAGAATGCTCGCCTCCGTGACGAGATTGACCGGATCTCGGGCATCGCTGCCAAGCACGTCGGCAAGCCCATGGTCTCCTTCCCGGTGCTCTCCAGCCCGCTTGGTGCCGCTGCCGCCCGATCCCCACTTGACCTTGCTGGTGCCTACAGCGTCCAGCCTGCTGGCCTCGGCGCTGACCACCTATTCGGTGTTGGAGCTGGTGCCGGCGATCTGCTGAGAAGCGTGTCAACCGGCCAGCTCGACGCTGACAAGCCCATGATCGTAGAGCTGGCCGTTGCTGCCATGGACGAGCTCCTCCGAATGGCGCGGCTTGATGCGCCGCTGTGGGGTGGGGGTGTGGCAGGGGTgcagctggacgaggaggagtatGGTCGGATGTTCCTGGGTGGGCTCGGGCCGAGGCAGTACGGGCTCCGTCCGGAGGCATCTCGAGACAATGCCGTCGTGATCATGACACGCGACAGCCTTGTTGAGATACTCATGGACGCG AACCGGTTCGCTGCAGTGTTCTCAAGCATTGTGTCGAGGGCTTCTACACACGAGGTGTTGTCAACTGGTGTGGCAGGGAGCTATAATGGTGCATTACAAGTG ATGTCAATGGAGTTCCAGGTGCCGTCACCGCTGGTGCCGACGCGGGAGAGCTACTTTGTGAGGTACTGCAAGAACAATCCTGATGGAACGTGGGCTGTTGTCGATGTGTCACTCGACAGCCTCCGCCCTAGCCCTGTTATGAAGTGCCGGCGCAGGCCATCAGGATGCCTTatccaagaaatgcccaatggcTACTCAAAG GTGACCTGGGTGGAGCACGTTGAGGTTGATGACAGATCAGTGCACAATCTCTACAGGCCTTTGGTCAATTCAGGCCTCGCATTTGGTGCAAAAAGGTGGGTTGGCACACTGGACCGACAGTGCGAGCGCCTTGCCAGTGCCATGGCCAGTAACATCCCCAACGGCGACCTCGGTG TGATCACAAGCATAGAGGGGAGGAAAAGCATGCTGAAGCTAGCAGAGAGGATGGTGGCGAGCTTCTGCGGTGGCGTGACAGCATCTGCCGCGCATCAGTGGACAACATTGTCAGGGAGTGGTGCTGAGGACGTCCGCGTTATGACCAGGAAGAGCGTGGACGACCCAGGCAGGCCGCCAGGCATCGTCCTCAATGCCGCCACCTCCTTCTGGCTACCCGTCCCGCCCAAGAGGGTCTTTGACTTCCTCCGCGATGAGACCTCTCGCAGCGAG TGGGACATCCTATCCAACGGTGGTGCTGTTCAAGAAATGGCTCATATTGCCAACGGCCGGGACCATGGCAACTGTGTCTCCCTTCTTCGCGTCAAT AGTGCAAACTCGAACCAGAGCAACATGCTGATCCTCCAGGAGAGCTGCACCGACACATCGGGCTCGTATGTGGTGTACGCGCCGGTGGACGTGGTGGCAATGAACGTGGTGCTCAACGGCGGGGACCCAGACTACGTGGCCCTGCTGCCATCGGGCTTTGCTATCCTCCCCGACGGACCACCAGGCATGGCTCCCCATGGAGAGGGCGCTGCCTTGGAGGCTGGCGGCGGTTCCCTCTTGACGGTGGCGTTCCAGATCCTGGTGGACTCCGTGCCCACTGCGAAGCTCTCCCTGGGCTCTGTAGCGACTGTGAACAGCCTCATCGCCTGCACCGTGGAGCGCATCAAGGCTGCCGTCTGCGCGGAAGGCAACCCACAGTAG